CGCCGTTCAGCATCGGGTTCTCGCAGATGTGGCGGACGAGGTCCGCGTATTCCGACGGGCGGCCGAGGCGGGCTGGGAACGGCACGCTCTGGCCGAGCGTGTCCTGCACGTCCTGGGGCAGCCCCGCCATCATCGGCGTCTCGAAGATGCCCGGCGCGATGGTGACCACCCGGATGCCGTGCCGGGCGAGTTCCCGGGCGATCGGCAAGGTCATGGACACCACCCCGCCCTTCGAGGCCGCGTAGGCGGCCTGCCCGATCTGGCCGTCGAAGGCGGCGATCGAGGCGGTGTTGACGATCACGCCCCGGGCGCCCGCCGCATCCGGCGCCTCCCGGGCGATGGCGTCGGCCGCCAGCCGGATCATGTTGAAGGTGCCGACGAGGTTGACCGAGACCGCCCGCGCGAAGGTCTCGAGCCGGTGCGGCCCGTCGCGGCCGACCACCTTCTC
This window of the Methylobacterium tardum genome carries:
- a CDS encoding SDR family NAD(P)-dependent oxidoreductase; translation: MIRDRVFIVTGAGSGLGEAAARGLAAAGARVVVADIAREAGARVAADLGAQARFVETDVTREADGAGAVRTALDAFGHLHGLVNCAGIAPGEKVVGRDGPHRLETFARAVSVNLVGTFNMIRLAADAIAREAPDAAGARGVIVNTASIAAFDGQIGQAAYAASKGGVVSMTLPIARELARHGIRVVTIAPGIFETPMMAGLPQDVQDTLGQSVPFPARLGRPSEYADLVRHICENPMLNGETIRLDGALRMPPR